A region from the Brassica napus cultivar Da-Ae chromosome C8, Da-Ae, whole genome shotgun sequence genome encodes:
- the LOC106405311 gene encoding F-box protein At1g47340-like: MASDSIPVELSHEILSRLPAKSIARFHCVSKQWASILDRPHFKDLFLTKSSTQPRLIFAIEENCLWSFFLLPQHMSPHEKPSSSLVLTPEFHMKFPPDDTWWIFPHHDRKFACGYASGLIYFSCMSVKEGYDGVPVICNPKTGRYEILPYIRRYRKSYSFFGFDPVEKQYKVLHIAYPCGPNDHRIMTLGTQGMRWRKIHCSLRLENLSEGVCINGVLYYLGDTSECKKKIREKSSFAIACFDIRSEKFKFLYPESFCELVNYNGKLGVIYYDDLTDDAVALRVWVLEDVEKQKWSKYSYTLRGDKLFPHYASVVGVISTGEIMLSMADYTSKQPFYIYYFNPERNTIRRVEIQGFGEYHEASENPSRVYVFLDDCSRFYPSAHHAEDLNVKDPKLLNSSIYAPYVYKGEDEEVEEEEHDDDENGFSQFYGKKRKNKPDESRSRKGRKQEGKKKKKKKKKKVGGENRDNHWS, translated from the coding sequence ATGGCTTCGGATTCTATCCCTGTGGAACTCAGCCACGAGATATTGTCAAGATTGCCAGCAAAGTCAATCGCTAGGTTTCATTGCGTGTCCAAGCAATGGGCATCAATACTTGATCGGCCACACTTCAAAGATTTGTTCCTGACCAAGTCTTCGACCCAGCCACGTCTCATATTCGCTATCGAAGAAAATTGTTTGTGGAGCTTCTTTTTGTTGCCTCAGCATATGAGTCCACATGAGAAGCCATCATCTTCTCTTGTATTAACCCCTGAATTTCATATGAAGTTCCCTCCAGACGATACGTGGTGGATCTTTCCTCATCATGACCGAAAGTTCGCATGCGGGTACGCCTCTGGTTTGATCTATTTCTCTTGTATGTCGGTTAAGGAGGGTTACGATGGAGTGCCTGTAATTTGTAACCCTAAAACAGGACGATATGAGATCTTACCTTATATCAGAAGGTACAGAAAGTCGTATAGTTTTTTTGGGTTTGATCCTGTTGAAAAGCAATACAAGGTATTGCACATAGCTTATCCATGTGGTCCTAATGATCACAGAATTATGACACTGGGAACTCAAGGAATGAGGTGGAGAAAGATCCATTGTTCATTAAGACTTGAGAATCTGAGTGAAGGGGTATGCATTAATGGGGTTTTGTATTACTTAGGTGACACGTCTGAGTGTAAGAAAAAGATTAGGGAGAAGTCTAGTTTTGCAATAGCATGCTTTGATATTCGGTCTGAGAAGTTCAAGTTTCTTTATCCGGAGAGCTTTTGTGAATTGGTAAACTATAATGGTAAGTTAGGTGTGATTTACTATGATGATCTCACTGATGATGCTGTTGCGTTGCGTGTGTGGGTTCTAGAGGATGTAGAGAAACAAAAATGGTCGAAATATTCCTACACTCTGAGGGGTGATAAACTCTTCCCGCATTATGCTTCAGTGGTTGGAGTGATTTCTACTGGTGAAATTATGTTGTCGATGGCTGATTATACGTCCAAACAACCGTTTTATATTTACTACTTCAATCCTGAACGGAACACCATTCGACGTGTTGAAATCCAAGGTTTCGGAGAATACCACGAAGCTTCCGAAAACCCTAGTAGAGTCTACGTCTTTTTAGACGACTGTAGTAGATTCTACCCTTCTGCACACCATGCTGAGGATCTTAATGTTAAGGATCCAAAGCTACTAAACTCAAGCATCTATGCTCCATATGTGtataaaggagaagatgaagaagtagaagaagaagaacacgaTGATGATGAAAATGGTTTTAGTCAATTTTATGGTAAAAAGAGGAAGAATAAACCAGATGAAAGCAGGAGTAGAAAAGGAAGAAAGCAGGAggggaagaaaaagaagaagaagaagaagaagaaagtaggAGGAGAAAACAGAGACAATCATTGGAGTTAG
- the BNAA08G03880D gene encoding uncharacterized protein BNAA08G03880D, which translates to MEKVNFFAIIFMVLLVVTRVSAEEPPVKVTANEVTLAAEAAASSFKSSAGEAAQGARTWADWATSKFRNAGVNFEKAPDSE; encoded by the exons atggaaaaagtaaatTTCTTTGCAATAATCTTTATGGTGTTGTTGGTCGTGACAAGGGTTTCTGCGGAAGAGCCACCGGTGAAAGTGACGGCCAATGAGGTGACTCTTGCGGCGGAGGCGGCAGCATCGAGTTTCAAAAGCAGCGCCGGAGAGGCTGCTCAAGGGGCCAGAACATGGGCCGATTGGGCTACGAGCAAATTCAG GAATGCTGgcgtaaattttgaaaaagCACCCGATTCAGAGTAA
- the BNAA08G03890D gene encoding uncharacterized protein BNAA08G03890D — protein MGRKAGNLYINPKKLGGIAKPCMKEMVTFLNCMALNKCKDDNCEKQKNLLSVCMNGHAEKSKSWGNINYHLQRLTRGRK, from the exons ATGGGGAGAAAGGCTGGAAATTTGTACATAAACCCGAAAAAGCTCGGTGGTATAGCGAAACCATGTATGAAGGAGATGGTGACGTTCCTCAACTGCATGGCTCTCAACAAATGCAAAGATGATAACTGCGAGAAACAGAAGAACCTCCTGAGCGTTTGTATGAACGGACAT GCGGAGAAGTCCAAGTCGTGGGGAAACATCAATTACCATTTGCAGAGGCTAACCCGCGGAAGAAAGTAA
- the LOC106402513 gene encoding tubby-like F-box protein 6 — translation MSFKNIVRELRGRNKANGRRGRSHIAPEGSSSSSPSADGCFDQSVWVDLPPELLLDIIHRIESGQTSWPGRRDVVACASVCKAWREMTKEVVKVPELSGLLTFPVSLKQPGPRDDSIQCFIKRERATGIYRLYLGLSPALTGDKSKLLLLAKRVRRATGVEFIVSLSGKDFSRSSSSNYIGKLRSNFLGTKFTIYENQPSPVDSGRSFNKKLSQTMRVSPWVTSSTHSYSMASILYELNVFRTRGPRRMQCIMNTIPVSSIQEGGQIHTPTELSNLGSKKKRGLIDFWSGNLGGESVVKESLVLKNKLPRWHEQLQCWCLNFKGRVTVASVKNFQLMAAAAEAGKDMNIPEEEQERVILQFGKIGKDTFTMDYRYPISAFQAFAICLSSFDTKPVR, via the exons ATGTCGTTCAAGAACATAGTACGCGAGCTTAGGGGTCGTAACAAAGCCAATGGTAGGCGAGGAAGGTCTCACATTGCTCcagaaggatcttcttcttcttctccatcagcTGATGGTTGTTTCGATCAGAGCGTTTGGGTTGATTTGCCTCCTGAGTTGCTTCTTGACATCATCCATCGAATCGAGTCTGGTCAGACGTCATGGCCGGGGAGGAGAGACGTTGTTGCTTGCGCCTCGGTTTGTAAGGCCTGGAGGGAGATGACTAAAGAAGTTGTTAAAGTTCCTGAGCTCTCTGGTCTCCTCACTTTTCCAGTTTCATTAAAACAG CCTGGCCCTAGAGATGATTCGATTCAGTGCTTTATCAAACGGGAGAGAGCCACTGGGATATACCGTCTCTATCTTGGTTTAAGCCCTG CCCTTACCGGGGACAAGAGTAAGCTCTTGCTATTGGCGAAGAGGGTAAGGAGGGCGACTGGTGTTGAGTTTATTGTATCTTTGTCTGGAAAGGACTTCTCAAGAAGTAGTAGTAGTAATTACATAGGAAAACTAAG ATCGAATTTCCTTGGAACTAAGTTCACGATTTACGAAAACCAACCTTCTCCAGTTGATTCCGGAAGATCATTTAACAAGAAACTATCACAAACGATGCGTGTGTCTCCATGGGTAACTTCATCTACTCATAGTTACAGCATGGCTTCGATCTTGTATGAGCTGAATGTCTTCAGAACCAGAGGTCCAAGAAGAATGCAATGTATCATGAACACTATCCCAGTTTCTTCTATTCAAGAAGGGGGACAGATTCATACTCCGACCGAGTTGTCAAACCTAGGaagcaagaagaagagaggGCTGATTGATTTCTGGTCAGGGAACTTGGGAGGAGAATCCGTCGTGAAGGAATCATTAGTCCTGAAAAACAAGTTACCGAGATGGCACGAGCAGCTTCAGTGCTGGTGTCTTaacttcaaaggacgagtcacGGTTGCCTCCGTGAAAAACTTCCAGCTAATGGCAGCTGCTGCAGAAGCAGGGAAGGACATGAACATCCCTGAAGAGGAGCAAGAGAGAGTGATATTGCAGTTTGGGAAGATAGGGAAAGATACATTCACCATGGATTATCGTTACCCGATCTCTGCATTCCAAGCTTTTGCCATTTGTTTAAGCAGCTTCGACACAAAGCCTGTTCGATGA